The Gemmata palustris genome includes a region encoding these proteins:
- a CDS encoding DEAD/DEAH box helicase family protein has translation MSDTPVALSYDRGTVTVTGGPPGFVFNTLPGVVFDPRTTAHRAQGRHYRSIVEHLVREKIPYEDTARGWQNEPAGWKLNAERTAREYQLNALNAWMKGGRRGVVVMPTGTGKTFVAFLCIEKVSRPTIVVTPKIDLMVQWARELEQSFGVPVGMVGGNEHNFQPLTVTTYDSAYIHLEKWSNKYGLIIFDECHHLPGESYSQAANASLAPFRLGLTATPERADGGEQMFPQLIGPISYRLDITDVAGEFLAPYETRQVFVNLTQEEEETYRNCREEYKNFTAERGISMSGPDGFRRFLFEASKTPDGWKALRAYREQKRIVQAASGKFKLLEELLVRHANDRVLIFTADNATVYEIARRYLIPAMTNQTKPKERKAILSNFHSGAFNAVVTCQVLNEGVDVPAAGVGIVLSGTGSATENVQRLGRILRKYGDKQAILYEVIARNTAEEFVSDRRRQHRAFQ, from the coding sequence ATGAGCGATACACCGGTTGCGCTGAGTTACGATCGCGGCACCGTAACGGTGACGGGCGGCCCGCCCGGGTTCGTCTTCAACACGCTGCCCGGCGTGGTGTTCGACCCGCGCACCACCGCCCACCGCGCCCAGGGTCGGCACTACCGCTCCATCGTGGAACACCTCGTCCGCGAGAAGATCCCCTACGAAGACACCGCGCGCGGCTGGCAAAACGAACCGGCCGGTTGGAAGTTGAACGCGGAGCGCACCGCACGCGAGTACCAACTGAACGCCCTGAACGCCTGGATGAAGGGCGGGCGCCGCGGGGTGGTCGTGATGCCGACCGGCACCGGCAAAACGTTCGTAGCGTTCCTGTGCATCGAGAAGGTGAGCCGGCCCACGATCGTCGTCACGCCGAAGATCGACCTGATGGTGCAGTGGGCGCGCGAACTCGAACAGTCGTTCGGCGTACCCGTCGGCATGGTGGGCGGGAACGAGCACAACTTCCAACCGCTCACCGTCACCACTTACGACTCGGCCTACATCCACCTGGAGAAGTGGTCGAACAAGTACGGCCTCATCATCTTCGACGAGTGCCACCACTTGCCCGGCGAATCGTACTCCCAAGCCGCGAACGCGAGCCTCGCCCCGTTCCGCCTGGGCCTGACGGCCACCCCCGAACGCGCGGACGGCGGCGAACAGATGTTCCCGCAACTGATCGGCCCGATCTCGTACCGGCTCGACATCACGGACGTGGCGGGCGAATTCCTCGCCCCCTACGAGACGCGACAGGTCTTCGTCAACCTCACGCAGGAAGAAGAGGAGACGTACCGCAACTGTCGCGAGGAGTACAAGAATTTCACGGCCGAGCGCGGCATCAGCATGAGCGGACCGGACGGGTTCCGGCGGTTCCTCTTTGAAGCCAGCAAGACGCCCGACGGCTGGAAGGCGCTCCGCGCCTACCGCGAGCAGAAGCGCATCGTGCAAGCCGCGAGCGGAAAGTTCAAGCTCCTCGAAGAGCTCCTCGTGCGCCACGCGAACGACCGCGTGCTGATCTTCACCGCGGACAACGCCACTGTGTACGAGATCGCGCGCCGGTACCTCATCCCCGCGATGACGAACCAGACCAAGCCGAAGGAACGCAAGGCGATTCTCAGCAACTTCCACTCGGGAGCGTTCAACGCGGTCGTAACGTGCCAGGTGCTCAACGAGGGCGTCGACGTGCCGGCCGCGGGCGTGGGGATTGTGCTTTCGGGTACTGGTAGCGCAACGGAAAACGTCCAGCGCCTCGGGCGCATCCTCCGCAAATACGGCGACAAACAGGCGATTCTGTACGAAGTGATCGCCCGCAACACCGCAGAAGAGTTCGTCAGCGACCGCCGCCGACAACACCGCGCGTTCCAATGA